The Bacteroidales bacterium region ACAAATTCTTCGCGGGTAGTGCGAAACTCCCCGATGCGGTTATAGGTGGTATCGGTCCAGCCGGGCTCCAGTGTAAACAGAATACCCTTCTTATCGCGGATTACAAATTTTCTGGCGGTTTCCTTGCACCCGTCGCAAATGGGAACTTTTTCAAGTGTTACTCTGAAAAAGCGGGCTAGGTTCTGCGTAGCCGTATCAATATTCTGCCCTATCCATGTTAGATCGCCGATTTTATTTCCGTAGAGTACAAAATTCACAGTGTCCTGCCCCTCAGCAGTATAATGGATTACCGTAAAAAAGCACAAGAGAATGAAAAGTTTTTTCATCATGCATGTTCTCCGTCAGGGGACACTGAGCAGAACCTACATTGCAAATTTAATTGAAATTAGGGCAATTGATGCATGGACAGATTAATGTTGCACCCGAATTGTGCTCTTCATCTTTTTTATCTCTATTTCCCGCTTTATCGCATCCGTCTTGCTTTCATACGGCTCAATGTATACCAGTTTCCATGGCCTCCCCCGCCTGGTCGAAGTGGTTGCTCCCGCGTTGTGCTCTTCCAGCCTCTCCT contains the following coding sequences:
- a CDS encoding GIY-YIG nuclease family protein, with protein sequence ERLEEHNAGATTSTRRGRPWKLVYIEPYESKTDAIKREIEIKKMKSTIRVQH